The DNA sequence TGCAGGGGATTATTGAACAATGCACAAATAATGAACTTTGTTCTAAAGAGAAAATAGCTTGACTTGACTGACTACTATAATTGCAAATGTAACATTGAAATATTGCTTATTGTGAAGCACAATTAAATAttctgatcaaaaacaacaattgTGTGTGATGCGTTCAGATTGCAGTTACAGTATATATCGAGCATATAGAGGTTATAACTACTTACGGTTCAAAAGCTGTTTACAGAGACTTGTAAATGGAGAGATTTGATTTACAAACCTCATTGATGTATGAAAATTGTCTGAACTGGCATTTTTTCTTCTGCACATGATCTTTTAGTGGGTAGAGGAACATCACTGGGAAATGGTGGAATCTGGCTTATCAAGGTCCTGTGGTATTGGCCATTTAGTTCAGTTGTGGATTTGTACATTTGAGAACACTTGTTCAGACAATTCAATCAAACCACAGGTCAAATCAGAGGATCAAGGTAGTGACATCACCCTTGGACTGCATCATCAAGCGACTCTGTGATGTCATTACAAAATCACTCCTCATAGGCATTCATAATGCCCAGAAGCCAGGAAACCACGTTTTCTTCCACTTTCAGTGAGTAGGCAAAAAATGTTACCAGATAAATGATGTAGACATCCTCATAATGAAAGCATGTCTACACTATGTCGATTTCTCTCTCAATACCCACATACTTCAATGCATCTGCTTGACTGTACCTAAGAAGAatagaaaaatttaaataaaactacaaaaggaTCCATTACATTAAAATGCATATGCAGTATAACACATCAGCCATAATTTTGAGTCACTTTAAACTAGAAATACATTGAGATGCATTTTGTTTGAGGTATTACGTAAAAtggaaagtctcagctttctaattatataataataataattataaatattatcctttttatttcagtttataaaactcaaaatgtgtttttaggtCAAAGTGACTCATACTGATAGAGCAGATCACCTATTGTCCATTGTTTGTTTCTGAAACAACCAAAACACAACCTACCTGTAATCAAAAAAGAGCTCCTCTCCACGCTGTATGGCTCGCTTTGCAAAGATTCCGATGCGATGATCACCATTAACCATTACAACTGAAACAACAACCAACACCAAGACTATGTCAAATGTACTTAATAATttagactgaatgtttttactgtattttcatttttaaacactaCCTTTTGCATAACAGTTGGGGTTTACAGAGTGGTTGGCAAATCGTATTTTATTCCCTTTTCGAGTGGCATCCACTACAAAGTCTGTTATAAAAATACATATGCTTGTGAAAATCTAATTGACACCTACAAGCCATTAACCATTACAACTCCAAACATCACTAAAGCCAATACCATTGTTCAAGTTGAATAGAAAGCTGGACATATACTTGTCATAGATCCTGCCCCTCCTGTCTGCCTCATCCTGGGAGataagctacacacacacacacacacacacacacaaaatgcaaacattgcattactaaaatataacagttgTAAGAATCACAGCTTGTTCACAGAATCTAATGCACATACAgtgtaggggtgtgtgtgtgtgtgtgtgtgtgtgatttccaCACACCTCTCCACAGTACTCAGAGATCAACTCGTTCTTCTGGACTGGCTCTTTGATGAATGTACCCCACCCTGCAACATCAGACGGGGCCAGGAGCAGGTGCTGGCAAACAGGACAAAGGTTAACAGCTTCAACATGCATGTTACAAAAGCATACAGTATCTCCTTATATTGTTTTTTCTCATTTGATTCCAAGCTCAGTGAAACACTATTGTGTTTGATCAGATTCTATGATTCTGGTTGAAGAACTCTCGCGAGTGATCGTGCAGTCATCAACAGATTCTGCCAGTCATTTGATCTGTCTCTACACACCCTGTTCACAATGTCACTGGATCACGGTTCATACCTTCTTGAGTCCTCTCTGGATGCTGCAGTTCTTGCAGGAGACCTGTTTGCTGTCCCAGTGGTCTGCGGCCCCACAGGTCATGCAAAGGTCGGGATCACACTCACGCACTGCCAGATAACACGGACACTGCTTAGTGTTACACTGAGTCTTACAGCGACAGCCAGGAAACCGATTCTGACCTAGTACCCAGATACAGAACAGAATTAGGTTAGAGTGAGCCATGTTGAGTGTGTAATGTTTGAGGTGTCAAAATGCCTGAAATATATTGACGTCCAAATTCAAATAATATGAATAAAGGTAAAAATGGGATATACTGTGATTCAGTGGCTCATCTTGTTTTTCCTGCATTAGTGCCCTCTAGTGGTGCACTCATGTGATATATCCGTTGCCCTTAAAGAATTTAGATAATGTTGAACTGGAACAATAGCCAATCATTGAACAGAAATACATAACAATACTACAGACATCATACACAATATGTGGGTAGTTGACATCAAATATAAGTTAACaccctgtggtgtgacatgctatactccatctaaaactattctaaacagcatttttctaattcttttctaattattatgcatgctgcTTTTGAGACATAttaattatactatatatatatatatatatatatatatatatatatatatatatatatatatatatatataaaatactacatggaatatttgtacttttttaaaaattcattGGTCACACCACAGGgctaattaaaaaagtaaaaagtgattaaaactgaaaaatgtatgaTGTTAATGATGATGAGCCCTCATtaatgaatatacattttaacctaaaatattgaCATTGGTTTAAAAAAGTTCAAGGACATGTTAGAACATACATAAGAACTTCGGTAACCTTCCTTTAAGTGTAAACATTTTAACTATATGTAACACTTTAGTTTAGGAATCAGAAATTAGACAATgattcatgactaataattacatttgtaagtgtatgaaatacatgtagataataaacatgctgcagtgatgcccctatactgtctggtaaaatataattaagggtgaaaatagcatctaacaAGGAAGCTTTTTATTGCTATTTATACTAAGTATCAATAGTCtctgcctttttttatttattttatacttataagttgcacattcacatagtgtaatgagaacctataaaggatgtattttgcaccttactagctattggtatctttagtttttacctaataagttaattgttaggaaaaaacaaatgtaaagaggctATTAGGCAAGGGTAAGAAATCAACGAACAAAGGCCTAATAAATACCTTTTAATTCCAAACAAGTTCGTAACTAGTCCGttacaagtccaattattagtcattatttactgcctaatttctgatccctaaaataaagtgcttatatatatacacacactatattttaaaaagaaagtgaaagaaatatataatattaagttGTTAAAAACAATTTGTTGGAAACgttctcaaaataaacaaaaaagtgtccaaaattgTATAACCTTTTAAACTTGCATTTGTAAgtatttgtaatgtatatttcatttgtttatgtgtttacagtatgtgtgtgttcatttgtgtTGAACTCACACTCACGATCACACTGGCAGAATTTCTCgcaaaaattctgggtcatcacaCATGGACAGGAACTATCACAGGGGTGCTCAGGGTGATCACATGGCTGAAAATTGTATACTTGATTGGATGAGTTGTCTATAAGACAAAGAGGAAGGACAAAAGAGCAATAACTGACCATTGtggaaatgaaaacagaaaatgaaagaaGAAAATGAGAAGAAAATGAAAACAGTTTGCCGGATCTGCTCAACATTCATGCTATCAgtttgacaaataataataatatagactGAGTGACAGAAAACTCTTTTCCCATATTTTGATTGCATTCTTCTGTTTTTCCATTCCTGAACCTGCCAAGCCATTCAAATCTATTCTCAATATGTGAGGTGCTTACCTTTCTTCAGCTGTATCTTTGCCCATAATCtatcaaacaaataaaagaaacataGTTTACATCTAGTGTTCATATTTTGCAGTCTTGTGTTTCCTCCAGTTTgtagttatttctttttttctccccaatttggaatgcccaattcccaatgtcctcttagtggcgtagtgacttgcctcattcCAGGTGGcggtggatgaatctcagttgcctatgcgtctgagactgtcaatctgtgcatcttatcacgtggcttgttgagcgcgttaccgcagagatctagcgtgtgtggaggctcatgctattctccgcagcatccacacacaactcaccacgtgccccactgaaagcaagaaccacattatagcgaccatgaggaggttaccccatgtgactctaccctcgctagcaaccgggccaattttgttgcttaggagacctgactggagtcactcagcatgccctggattcgaactcacgactccaggggtggcagtcagcgtcaatactcgctgagctacccaggccccccagtttGTGGTTATTAAAGCATGACTGTGACTGGCAGATAGCAGTAGGTGAATATCTTGCCTGTGCTTTCGTTTTTTCTTCTGAGGTGAGATCCCACCATCCTCCAGTGGAACACGGTGAATCAGCACCTCTTTCACTGCAAACTCATATACctgacacaaatacacacaaatacatgagACAGACATTGCAACATGTTACACTCCACCCACATTCAGCATAAGAATCCCTTGAACACCTTATGGACGTTAGTCAGAATTCTGAAACCCAACTGAGGCATAACTTCTCATTATAACGTTGATCTTTGCCATATGAGCATGCAGAcgcacacacaataacacacaaacaaaacaacatacttcTAGAAAAAGACAACACATGACTTGAGATAATCACATTTCCAGTTAGCCAAACCGCAGTCTCTCTGGGAAAAACACATATAGCACAGACTCAACCTTGTACAATTAAACCCACGCAGTTTTTGTTGTCTCTGCTTTTGAgcgaaaaaatattatattattgtcatTGTATATGTGTACCTCTCTGCATTTCTTGGTGCCGATGAGTCGTGCGATAGAGCAGAAATTGTTGTAATATGTGCCATGCAGAACTCTGAACAGAGACTCCTCCGCTCCGCTCCACTGTAGAGGTAACTCAGACTGCCTTGTTCCTTCCTCTCCTGGTCTCATTTTAGTGGGGCTGGGACACCTAGAATTACCCtctgatatacacacacacacaacacacatacacacacacacacacacacacaaacacacacacacacacacacacacacacacacacaatcaagtTGGTTTAgcaatccttatgaggactctccatagatataatgatttttatactgtacaaactatagattctatcccctaaccctaaccctaaacctaaccctcacagaaacctttttgcatttttacatcttcaaaaaaacattatttaatatgccattgtaggtgatctcaggttttactaaacctgtacaaacacacacacacacacacacacacacacacacacaaatacacacaaacacacacacacacacacacacaaatacataaatacacacaaatacaaacaaacacacaaacacacacacacacacacaaatacacacaaatacacacaaatacacacaaatacacaaatacacacaaatacacacacacacacacacacacacgagtacaTGATAGCTTTATATCTAATATGTAAATCTACCAATATGCCATTTGCCTCAATACtgaattagattacagtaaatacaaaataattccacagtaatgtgttctgagtggtacTTATTGGCCCATGACAAAATAGCCcgtccccaagtctctatgatattctgatcccaGATAGATTTGCaaactttctaccagccaaatacaGGAAATTCCTGctctaaatatttgtattttttttttcagcgggGCTCCTGTGCGAGACACTGCTCAACGATTAAAGGGGTCCATTTAGAGCTTGTTTACATGAGAAAAACTTGAAAAACGTATGCAGACGTATGCAAAAACgtatttggtgtgaacggccacCAATACGCATGAAATAAAAAACGCTTTAATACAATGACTAAATTTCTAtaaatttttacttttaataaacactactttttgtgctaaaagaacaaagctgcaataaatggagaaagacaatatttttctgtcatatgTCAAATTGGGCTCATCGGTTTGTAGACAGTATATGACTAATAACTAAAtgtcactgaaaaaaatatatatataatttggtcTTTCAGGTCTTTCAGGGCCACTGTCTTAGTTCAAGTGTTACACAGTATATGCATTACAATGGATTTTAATAGGAGAGAAAATGCATTACATAAAAATAGTGTGTTTCTTCTTGGATTACAGTGTCATtcttttggcagtaaatagtgtttatcacaagggaaatgtaagaaaatcacattaagggTTTTAACTAAACTTGTACTATACTGTACTTGAACTACTGTATGTATTTGACAAAACGATCCTGCTTTTTAACAGTCCATGCAACATTTAACAGTCAATATCTCTCACACAATGGCAaaaggtgtgtgtttcaggtccatttcacTCGGTTTGTGAAATATCCTAAGCAGCTCGGGATTGAGACGCTAAAATACAGGAAAAATACAGCACAGGACGTAAAATACGTCCTGTACTGATTTCATCCAGATGGCAATTTTGTTCCCTCTAATATGGGATGATTCTATATtatacgggacagttggcaaccctaatccAAGATATAGCTCAGGTCACTCCTTCAATGTACATTCATCCCCGTAGCACAAACAGCACCTTTGTACAAAAAATTAATACTTGGGATTACGCTTTTGTTCAAATCCCAAACCCTAACTATGAGCAATAATCTTGGAGATGCTTGCATTAGCTGCATTATTAATAATGTTCTTGAGTTCCTGTGAGCAGTTTTGAGTGATGTCTCTTTGGTGCAATCAAACAAACACACCTATGCACACACCTCCATGGCACAAGAGCTGTCTTTAATTGCAAAGCTATTTTTGGTAATTGTAAAGTTTGAGTGTTTCATCTGTATTCTATTGGCCTGGATAAACTGGTATTGACCCATTATCTGTTGTATATTATGGTGTGGTTTAAATATGGGCATGTAGTAGAGATTCTTAAATCTGTATGTCTCTACAATATTTGCTGTATGTTTGTGTTTacacatggtgtgtgtgtgtgtgtgtgtacctgaggAGCTGGTTGTCTCGTGGTCGCTCTCTCCTTCTTTTCCCTCTTCACCTGAGCCTGAGGGGGTGGGGCACCATGAACTTGAGGGGCGGGGCTGTCGCCGTCGCCGACGAGACCTTTGCGACCTTAGCATGTTCTGATCAGCAAACTCTTTTGCTCCTTTCTGTGACCAGGGCAGAGGGACAGAGAaagcgagggagagagagatgtgagAAAGATTGTAAGAAGTTGATCAGAACCAATCAGAAATAaaaccaatttaaaataaaataaccgaCTAACGTATAAACACACAGGCAGAAAGTTGTACCTGCAGAAGAAAGCAATCGAGTCCACAGGGTTCTGTCTCCATTCTGATCTCTTTATTCTTCCTCTTGTACACGTTGGGAGATGCATggaaagctgaacacagaagACATGGACTTTTCATTTACAAAACTTTTCCTTTTAGAGACTGAAATATCTACTATCCTAAAATTCATTAAATGTATGCTTGATATACATGAGATAAAGTctgtacacagggttgggagggttacttttgaaatgtattccactacagattacagaattcatgctgtaaaatgtaatttgtaatgtattccgttagattactcaaggtcagtaacatattctaaatcctttggattacttcttcagcactggtagattttttcacttgttttgactataaaaactctgccagtacagtaagacaaaatacacatgttaaaaatacattctctgaaaaacctaaatatcttatgcagtgttgtttctaaaacaagataaatcaaaatgatcttgttttaaggatttttagatatttttacaggaaaacaatacaaaaattattatcaagaatattatttttgccctaatatcaaaggtcttactaagaaattatgatctaatatgaattttcttgatgaaaaatatgatcgtgcttggtaacgtgcatgtaaaatggctagaaatagcattttagcttagtgtaaagctgacaatttacataaggtttatttctatttcttctgctccaaacttcaaacgtacttctctgtctgctcgtatgaatgtaacacatcataagaaagtgtttcactgctgttcaaatgcactttggatcgcatcatttatatgtataaatgttttccatctgaaaggactaaatattaaatgaaacaaatgacaataaaatgcaaagtaatctgttcagtaatcaaaatactttttgaatgtaactgtattctaattaccaatgatttcaattgtaactgtagtggaatacagttacttatattttgtattttaaatatgtaatcccgttacatgtattccgttactccccaacgctGTCTGTACAATATGATATCAATGACAAAGATTAAACAAGCTATTCAGGAACATGAACTGAACAGATTGGACATGCATTGAATAGATATATTAGACTGGAACATCACCCTATGCCTACATTTTATACTTAAGGTTATGGCTTTGTTCATATAACTACTTACGAGCAATAATATTACTATTGCTACCATAAGCAAGCGccaaaaacaaccaaaaacaaaaataggCAGAAGACCAGACACGGGCAGTATCATCTCTTACGATGAAGGAAACAGTCGTATTTGAAGCAGCGACGACAGAAGAGTGTGTGAAAGGAGTGCAGACTTTGCTCTCTCTGAACAGATTTGGCAAAGGGGCCGTCCATGTTGGGCGTACAAAGTGGAGGCAACTTCACAGGGCTTGATGGCTCCAGGAGATCTTTATACCTGTGGGAGAGATAGAGAAATGAAACTGAAAGTGAGAAACTATATCTgtatgtacactgaaaaaaattgttaacctaaaaaatgtgcttcatgtgggaacttctaaattaactggtttgatgcaagtaaaaaatattatttaacatcactaaacCAACCAgtctacattaggttacactaacaaacctaattttaagggttagatcaggtagaaatagctccttaaggtaacaattgtagAACTGcagatttgttattttatttagttaattccagtcctggatgctgattggtcaataaagCTCTCCAGCCAAGCTATAATTCACACTTAACAAATTCACTGGCTCATATAGTCCTGGAGCGCATTAAGGTAAACAGATCTGGCATGTTGCCACCACCCCTCCCTCCAACTAAAGCTAGAAATCAAAAGACAATTTTGATATAATAATTGGTGTAATTAGATGGGGAAGTGGAGAGATGCTGGAAGAATCATCACTGGTTGAAGGGAAGCAGCCGCTTATACTGtatatccttgggatatgattggcaAGCCTacatgaacaagctcctcccgaacttacatTTAGAACTTAATTATAATAACAACTATGACACCAAACATATCATATATTTACCATATCACCCATTGATGatcattatttttttgcatagcaACGTTTATTTATGTCAGGAATAATATCTTATAATGGATtcaaattcattaatttatttaatataataacattttaatgaaaaattgtgtccttaatatttgtattatgtggTTACCATTTTGTGGTTAGATTATATagtgaatatagtcatggctgaaGGGGATGCAGGCACTCCATTGCATGTTGTGCCTAACAAcgtttccctgtctgtcactcacctctatgttgtgtcgatgtagtgacactaggggtttgctcttgagagccccaatcacctttgctttattcagaaaaggccaatgaaaactggcgagttgcatgccactctctgccccggacatacgggtataaaaggaggtggcgtgcaccactcattcagacttgttctttggagccgagcacatgtgtgtgttcgtcccgcCACCCTGCTattgctgctggattttacggcgcatatcagcagtcaccctcgcaGGGTtcagtgttgtgcttcccctgggctcttcggcggctgagtccacaggtataaaaaagagtatatttaaaagagtatatttctgcttCCCGACCTGGTTCATCTTGGGTTGAAACTCAAGCGGCTGGGTCGGCGAGTACCGTGGGCaatttggatgtggatatgggagcttcTCCAACGGCTCAGTTACCGCCGACCTCCtatcccccagcacactcgttctgcccggtagagttcacgagcgaggcaggccgtccgcctcagggcggatttaatgtcttgttcgcggctcgcgacgaggataaGTTATCGTCGCAGCATCAGTGGGTGGGCTCCTGCTTTCGGAAGCGGACGAGTctactgagctcccgctctcgggtGGTAGAGCTCAGGACGAAGCGGAcactgagttggcagccgtgcttgcccgggcggctgcaaaCATCGGGCTTGAGGGGAACCCTCCGCCCCACCCTGAGCATTCGCGgatggatgattggtttctgggc is a window from the Myxocyprinus asiaticus isolate MX2 ecotype Aquarium Trade chromosome 13, UBuf_Myxa_2, whole genome shotgun sequence genome containing:
- the LOC127449771 gene encoding histone-lysine N-methyltransferase EZH1-like isoform X3 produces the protein MMEEVSGPGSCTSKPPHSLLEWKKRVKSEYMRLRQLKRFRKAEEVKLCMVEFASPSFPNQSAAMRPLTTVAGIPFMYSWSPLQQNFMVEDETFLHNIPYMGDEVLEQDEAFLEELIDNYDGVHGDRDGGFINDEIFKELVEALSQYSDPEEEEEIEPKEGPESKEEEKRGTKKSTTEGPEESKVGFIKRKRRSSAEGRELSTNKKIPHDKIFTAIASMFPYKGTMEELKDKYKDLLEPSSPVKLPPLCTPNMDGPFAKSVQREQSLHSFHTLFCRRCFKYDCFLHPFHASPNVYKRKNKEIRMETEPCGLDCFLLQKGAKEFADQNMLRSQRSRRRRRQPRPSSSWCPTPSGSGEEGKEGESDHETTSSSEGNSRCPSPTKMRPGEEGTRQSELPLQWSGAEESLFRVLHGTYYNNFCSIARLIGTKKCREVYEFAVKEVLIHRVPLEDGGISPQKKKRKHRLWAKIQLKKDNSSNQVYNFQPCDHPEHPCDSSCPCVMTQNFCEKFCQCDRECQNRFPGCRCKTQCNTKQCPCYLAVRECDPDLCMTCGAADHWDSKQVSCKNCSIQRGLKKHLLLAPSDVAGWGTFIKEPVQKNELISEYCGELISQDEADRRGRIYDKYMSSFLFNLNNDFVVDATRKGNKIRFANHSVNPNCYAKVVMVNGDHRIGIFAKRAIQRGEELFFDYRYSQADALKYVGIEREIDIV
- the LOC127449771 gene encoding histone-lysine N-methyltransferase EZH2-like isoform X4 — protein: MMEEVSGPGSCTSKPPHSLLEWKKRVKSEYMRLRQLKRFRKAEEVKVEDETFLHNIPYMGDEVLEQDEAFLEELIDNYDGVHGDRDGGFINDEIFKELVEALSQYSDPEEEEEIEPKEGPESKEEEKRGTKKSTTEGPEESKVGFIKRKRRSSAEGRELSTNKKIPHDKIFTAIASMFPYKGTMEELKDKYKDLLEPSSPVKLPPLCTPNMDGPFAKSVQREQSLHSFHTLFCRRCFKYDCFLHPFHASPNVYKRKNKEIRMETEPCGLDCFLLQKGAKEFADQNMLRSQRSRRRRRQPRPSSSWCPTPSGSGEEGKEGESDHETTSSSEGNSRCPSPTKMRPGEEGTRQSELPLQWSGAEESLFRVLHGTYYNNFCSIARLIGTKKCREVYEFAVKEVLIHRVPLEDGGISPQKKKRKHRLWAKIQLKKDNSSNQVYNFQPCDHPEHPCDSSCPCVMTQNFCEKFCQCDRECQNRFPGCRCKTQCNTKQCPCYLAVRECDPDLCMTCGAADHWDSKQVSCKNCSIQRGLKKHLLLAPSDVAGWGTFIKEPVQKNELISEYCGELISQDEADRRGRIYDKYMSSFLFNLNNDFVVDATRKGNKIRFANHSVNPNCYAKVVMVNGDHRIGIFAKRAIQRGEELFFDYRYSQADALKYVGIEREIDIV
- the LOC127449771 gene encoding histone-lysine N-methyltransferase EZH1-like isoform X1 yields the protein MMEEVSGPGSCTSKPPHSLLEWKKRVKSEYMRLRQLKRFRKAEEVKALFLSNRRKIEGRTELLNEEWSKLRIQSIPLSKPSGSMPSKKLCMVEFASPSFPNQSAAMRPLTTVAGIPFMYSWSPLQQNFMVEDETFLHNIPYMGDEVLEQDEAFLEELIDNYDGVHGDRDGGFINDEIFKELVEALSQYSDPEEEEEIEPKEGPESKEEEKRGTKKSTTEGPEESKVGFIKRKRRSSAEGRELSTNKKIPHDKIFTAIASMFPYKGTMEELKDKYKDLLEPSSPVKLPPLCTPNMDGPFAKSVQREQSLHSFHTLFCRRCFKYDCFLHPFHASPNVYKRKNKEIRMETEPCGLDCFLLQKGAKEFADQNMLRSQRSRRRRRQPRPSSSWCPTPSGSGEEGKEGESDHETTSSSEGNSRCPSPTKMRPGEEGTRQSELPLQWSGAEESLFRVLHGTYYNNFCSIARLIGTKKCREVYEFAVKEVLIHRVPLEDGGISPQKKKRKHRLWAKIQLKKDNSSNQVYNFQPCDHPEHPCDSSCPCVMTQNFCEKFCQCDRECQNRFPGCRCKTQCNTKQCPCYLAVRECDPDLCMTCGAADHWDSKQVSCKNCSIQRGLKKHLLLAPSDVAGWGTFIKEPVQKNELISEYCGELISQDEADRRGRIYDKYMSSFLFNLNNDFVVDATRKGNKIRFANHSVNPNCYAKVVMVNGDHRIGIFAKRAIQRGEELFFDYRYSQADALKYVGIEREIDIV
- the LOC127449771 gene encoding histone-lysine N-methyltransferase EZH1-like isoform X2 — its product is MMEEVSGPGSCTSKPPHSLLEWKKRVKSEYMRLRQLKRFRKAEEVKALFLSNRRKIEGRTELLNEEWSKLRIQSIPLSKPSGSMPSKKLCMVEFASPSFPNQSAAMRPLTTVAGIPFMYSWSPLQQNFMVEDETFLHNIPYMGDEVLEQDEAFLEELIDNYDGVHGDRDGGFINDEIFKELVEALSQYSDPEEEEEIEPKEGPESKEEEKRGTKKSTTEGPEESKVGFIKRKRRSSAEGRELSTNKKIPHDKIFTAIASMFPYKGTMEELKDKYKDLLEPSSPVKLPPLCTPNMDGPFAKSVQREQSLHSFHTLFCRRCFKYDCFLHPFHASPNVYKRKNKEIRMETEPCGLDCFLLQKGAKEFADQNMLRSQRSRRRRRQPRPSSSWCPTPSGSGEEGKEGESDHETTSSSEGNSRCPSPTKMRPGEEGTRQSELPLQWSGAEESLFRVLHGTYYNNFCSIARLIGTKKCREVYEFAVKEVLIHRVPLEDGGISPQKKKRKHRLWAKIQLKKDNSSNQVYNFQPCDHPEHPCDSSCPCVMTQNFCEKFCQCDRQNRFPGCRCKTQCNTKQCPCYLAVRECDPDLCMTCGAADHWDSKQVSCKNCSIQRGLKKHLLLAPSDVAGWGTFIKEPVQKNELISEYCGELISQDEADRRGRIYDKYMSSFLFNLNNDFVVDATRKGNKIRFANHSVNPNCYAKVVMVNGDHRIGIFAKRAIQRGEELFFDYRYSQADALKYVGIEREIDIV